Part of the Candidatus Zixiibacteriota bacterium genome, TTATTGCCATGGGTGCGGCGACGGGCGGGAGTACTGCAGCACACTGGTCATGGTTCAGGGAGTGTGCGGGGATTGCGACATCAGCGGGATAGTCAATATATCGGATATCACCAGAATGATCAATTGTCTCTACTATTATCCGAGCAAATGCCCATTGGGAATGAGTTCGGCATGTGACGCCAACGGTAACGGAATGAAAAGTATCCAGGATGTTACCTATTTGATTAATTACCTTTACAAGGGCGGCCCGCCGCCGTTATGCGGCCCGTGGTCGGAGCGATAAGAAATATTTTATACGATTAGGGCCGGGCATTGTGCCTGGCCCTTGCAGTTTTAGAGGGAGTAGCGATGGACGAAGGAAAGACTTTTACGGAAGAAATAAAGGTCACAGGGGGACAGCTGGTGGAGACGGTCAAGAAGCTGCTCCATGAGGCCAACATTCGGCGGCTGATTATCAAGAATGAGAAGGGGGAGTCATTGCTGGAGATACCGGTGAGCGTGGCATCGGTCGGGGCGATTCTTCTTCCTGTCGTGGCGGCGGTCGGCGCAATAGCGGCGCTGGTGACCCACTGCACGATTGTGGTTGTGAAGGAAAAGAAATAGTGCTGGTTTCCGGGGGATACCGGCCTGTTTTGGCCCCAGGATGTGTATCGGTATAGAAATGGTCAATAGCGGTGCGGGCCGTTCTCACAGGCAACAGAGCAATTATTGACAATTGACCGGCATTCAGCGATATTATTACGATATCTTGAAAAGCCATAATAGAAAATCCGCGTGAGGAGGAATGTCATGCGTCGCCTTGCCATAACTGTAATTGCACTCGGTATTTTATTCGTTTTTTCAGGTAACGATCTATCCACCGCGAGTGATGCAGAAGCCGTCCTGCCGGTAGCACCGCCGCAGGTCAACGTTAGTGCGGGTAAGAATTCCGGGATATTGTCTGATACCGTTTTTACGGCAATAGATCTGGCCAATGTGACGATATCGCCATTTGTGACCGACAGGTTATCGGCAGGGCTGATGCCGGGTATCGAACCGAGTCCTTGGATCGTTGGTCGAGACATGCTTTACAATAGATATTTCGTGCGAATCATGACTCTGAATGGCCTGAGCCGGTCCCCTGGATCGTTTTTTGCAATTATAAGCTGTACACTTTCCCGCTCACTCATCAGCCCGACGGGACGCCGGTGATGGGAATTCCGGTGACATATTCACCGGTAGTCGATCCGGGTGTTTACGGCAATGCCGTGTGTGCGGCCGAGCTTCCGGGTTCGCAATTCACGGACGGCAAGGCGCGCTTGTTTATCGGTTCCGACATGGGATATATAGTGGTGCTTGCATACACCTATGCCGCGGGAGTGATCGTCGATGCTATTTTGCCGTTTACCAGCGGGCCAATTACGGATTTGGAGCCGATTCCTCAGTATACATATATTGCCATGGGTGCTTTAACGGACACTGTTATTGTGGGATTTCGCTATTTATCAGGGACGGCGAAGGGATCAACGACGAGCGGTTCAATATTTCCCATGTTCTCGTTAATGGATTCGCGGCGGGTATCGCCGACGCATTTTGATACTTTCGGCCCGCACGATGCACCACTAACGGATGCCAAAGCAAGGGTGCACTTTGTGATTGCCAACGGCACAAGTGATCTGGCGTTGTTCTATATTTTTGCCACGCAATCGGGTCATACAACGCCGCCTCTGACGCTGGACAGCCATAGTGCCGGAATCAGGTCGGTAGTGGCCGGTTCTTTATTAATGCTTCCGACGGATGAATTATCGGTGCAATTCGACCCGGATTATTCTCAGGACAGCGGGTTCAGCGGCTGTGATGTGAATATCACCGATACAACATCAGATATCTGTGGTTATGTTTGCGGTGATGCAAATAGTGATGGCCTGATCAATATCCGTGATATTACGTTCGTGATTAACTTTCTCTACAAGGGTGGCATAGCGCCCAATCCTTTGCAGGCAGGGGACGCAAACGGAAACGGTATCATCAATATTCAGGACATCACGTATCTGATCAATTACCTGTATAAGAGCGGCCCGAAGCCCCTATGTCCTTAGGATAACATCCTCACAGGGGGTGCGGCCGGCGGGCCATCAAGTGCGGATGGCGGCGCGGTGATATGACCGCCATTTAATCAAGATTGCTCTCTTTCATGTTCAACAGGCCGGTTTCGAATGTTTCGGAAACCAACCAGTTTACCAGCGTCTTCGTCCCAAAGGCGATATCTCAACGCTTTAAGGCCGGCAATTAACCCGATAGGTTTAACCGTTTTGAGGGGATCGATACGGCTGTAGCAATCAGGCAAGAAATAGTTGGGAATGCGAGGATTCAGGTGATGGACATGGTGGAATCCAATATTGCCCGAGAACCACTTCAGAACGGCGGGCAATTTGTAAAAAGAAGCTCCCTGCAGAGAAGCCAGAGTAAAACTCCACTCTTTTTCTCTGGCCCAATAGACACCTTCATATTGATGTTGAACATAAAAGAGCCAGATGCCGGCGGCAAGTCCAATATAGAGTGACGGTAACTGAATCAGCAGAAAAGCTTTCAGGCCGGTCAGCTCAATGATGGCCAGGGAAATCAGGATGATCCCCAAATCTGTGCCATAGACACTAAGGCGCTCCCGCGCTGTTGCCTTTCGAAGCGGTATGCGATGTGTTATGAGAAGGATCAATAGCGGGCCAAGAAGGAACATCACGAATGGATTTCGATAAAAGCGGTAAAGAAGACGTTTCCAGAACGAAGTCGGGGCATACTCGGCAACGGTCATCATCCAGACATCTCCTTCCCCGCGCTTATCCAGATTACCGGAGGTTGCATGATGTCGGGCATGACTATTTCGCCAATAGTAATAGGGCGTGAATGTCGGAATCCCCAGGATTATCCCGCAGAGGTCATTGGCCTTCTTTGACCGGAAAAATGAACCGTGCCCGCAATCATGGAAGAGGATAAACAGGCGAATCACGAAGCCGCCAGCCAGAATAATAAACGGCAGGGCCAGCCAATACGAATATTGCAATAGGCGGTAGGCCAGAATCCACAATAATATATATGGAATCAATGTATTTATGAGTTGCCGGACACTTCGCCAGAGACTTGGCTGCAGGTATGGAGACATCTCGCGTCGCAGGGCGATAACAGTTTCTTTATTCCAGCACTCAGAATCAGGTGAGTGCCTCATTTCTGCTCCTAATGGAATAGTATCTATATTGTTATAAAACAGCAGGCAGAATAAAAGGTTTCCGATTTCCGTGTCCACCCGGGTGGGACAGGCTCCATTGACTTATCTCTGAACAGGCTTTAATCAAGCAATCGTGAGTGGTTCTATCATAAAGAAACAGGGGAGGTCGCTCACTTCCTGCCACACGCATCAAGCACGATAAATTGGATTAGGATTTATAATGCAAATTATTTATATATCTGTTGACAATTGCATTTATGCCGATATATTACAGTAGATTATATGATCTCCTTCATTAATTTTTCTCAAGGTTTGTTTCGTTAAATCAATCTCTTGTCAAAAATTCTTATCTGGAGACCAGGCGCAATTGGGCGCAAGGAACCGTTTATCTTATGCGGAAGACTACCTTGAGAAAAGGATCATCAAAAGATAAACAAAATTGGAGAATAGTATGAATATTTATGTAGGTAACATGTCCCGCGAGACAATCGAGGACGACGTACGCCTGGCTTTCGAACGCTATGGTCAGGTCGCGACCGTAATCTTTATAAAGGACAGAATCAGCGGCGAGCCGAGAGGATTCGGCTTTGTCAAGATGTCCTCGGATGAAGAAGGCACGGCGGCCATTTCCGGTTTGAACGGCAAAGAATTTAACGGCCGGACGCTGAATGTCAATGAGGCCCGCGCGCGCGCCTGAGGCGGGAATCTGCTGTTTTTAGCAGAAATCAATAGCTGACCTCTTATTAATCCAAGGGGCGGCATACGATACGGGGATTGGTCACAGCCGGTCCCCTTCTTTTTTTTAGTCAGAAATGTTAGGCGACCGGCGTGCAGGGCAAGAGAATCCTTCCACATAATTGTCATTTTGCCTTTGGCATTTAAGCGGGAGAAATTTATATTAATCCTGACGAAACTTTTAATTTGAATTAGCGGATCTTATGCGGATTGCCATTATAGGGGGTGGTGCCGCCGGATTCTTCGGCGCAATAGCGGCCGCCACCCATGATTCGTCGGCCGAAATTGTAATACTCGAATCGACAAAACAGCCGCTGGCTAAAGTGCGCGTTTCCGGCGGCGGGCGCTGCAATGTAACACATCACTGCTTTGACCCGGCCGAGTTGGTGGAAAATTATCCGCGCGGAAACAGGGAACTTTTGGGACCGTTCCACCGATTCCAGCCGCGAGATACGGTCGCGTGGTTTGCCGGGCATGGGGTTCAGCTTAAGGTTGAAGCTGACGGCCGGATGTTTCCGGTGACCGATCAATCTTCAACCATTGTTGATTGCCTGCTGAACGCTTCGGCCCAATCGGGGGTACAGGTTCGACTGGATGCCAAAGTGAAGAGCGCCGGAACCTTTTTTCATAATGGGGATTCCCGGCAATTTGAAATTGAGTTTGGTTGCGGAATAAGGGAGCGATATGATCGGGTGTTGTTGGCCACCGGCGGCAATCCTCATGGACATCTTTTTGCGGAAGCTCTCGGACACAGTATTGTACCTTGCGTTTCCTCACTCTTTACCTTCAAAGTGACCGATGCACGACTTCGTGGCTTGGCCGGAACAAGTTTCAATAATGTGAGAATTTCTTTGAAAGGGAAGGATAAGAGGAAAATAGAACAGACCGGCGCTCTGCTTATCACCCATTGGGGGCTGAGCGGGCCAGCGGTGCTGAAGCTATCGGCATGGGGAGCAAGAATTCTTGCAGACAATGATTATCAGGCAGAGTTGACGGTCGATTTTCTGCCTCAACATAGTGAGCAGGAATTATATCGCACTCTTCTGGCGCATAAGGAGCAAAATGGCAGGAAGCATATCAAGAATACGGCCGTTTTTCCGGTTCCAAACAGATACTGGCATCGGATTGTGCAATATATTGGCACTACCGAGGAAACCAGATGGTCGAGTGTTACTAAGGAGGCGATGAAATCGATTGCGTCCGAACTCACTCG contains:
- a CDS encoding DUF4342 domain-containing protein, which encodes MDEGKTFTEEIKVTGGQLVETVKKLLHEANIRRLIIKNEKGESLLEIPVSVASVGAILLPVVAAVGAIAALVTHCTIVVVKEKK
- a CDS encoding dockerin type I repeat-containing protein, translated to MTYSPVVDPGVYGNAVCAAELPGSQFTDGKARLFIGSDMGYIVVLAYTYAAGVIVDAILPFTSGPITDLEPIPQYTYIAMGALTDTVIVGFRYLSGTAKGSTTSGSIFPMFSLMDSRRVSPTHFDTFGPHDAPLTDAKARVHFVIANGTSDLALFYIFATQSGHTTPPLTLDSHSAGIRSVVAGSLLMLPTDELSVQFDPDYSQDSGFSGCDVNITDTTSDICGYVCGDANSDGLINIRDITFVINFLYKGGIAPNPLQAGDANGNGIINIQDITYLINYLYKSGPKPLCP
- a CDS encoding fatty acid desaturase — encoded protein: MRHSPDSECWNKETVIALRREMSPYLQPSLWRSVRQLINTLIPYILLWILAYRLLQYSYWLALPFIILAGGFVIRLFILFHDCGHGSFFRSKKANDLCGIILGIPTFTPYYYWRNSHARHHATSGNLDKRGEGDVWMMTVAEYAPTSFWKRLLYRFYRNPFVMFLLGPLLILLITHRIPLRKATARERLSVYGTDLGIILISLAIIELTGLKAFLLIQLPSLYIGLAAGIWLFYVQHQYEGVYWAREKEWSFTLASLQGASFYKLPAVLKWFSGNIGFHHVHHLNPRIPNYFLPDCYSRIDPLKTVKPIGLIAGLKALRYRLWDEDAGKLVGFRNIRNRPVEHEREQS
- a CDS encoding RNA-binding protein; the encoded protein is MNIYVGNMSRETIEDDVRLAFERYGQVATVIFIKDRISGEPRGFGFVKMSSDEEGTAAISGLNGKEFNGRTLNVNEARARA
- a CDS encoding NAD(P)/FAD-dependent oxidoreductase, yielding MRIAIIGGGAAGFFGAIAAATHDSSAEIVILESTKQPLAKVRVSGGGRCNVTHHCFDPAELVENYPRGNRELLGPFHRFQPRDTVAWFAGHGVQLKVEADGRMFPVTDQSSTIVDCLLNASAQSGVQVRLDAKVKSAGTFFHNGDSRQFEIEFGCGIRERYDRVLLATGGNPHGHLFAEALGHSIVPCVSSLFTFKVTDARLRGLAGTSFNNVRISLKGKDKRKIEQTGALLITHWGLSGPAVLKLSAWGARILADNDYQAELTVDFLPQHSEQELYRTLLAHKEQNGRKHIKNTAVFPVPNRYWHRIVQYIGTTEETRWSSVTKEAMKSIASELTRGRFAIVGKGIFKEEFVTCGGVNLREVDFKTMQSKLCPGLFFAGEILDIDGITGGFNFQNAWTTGWVAGKSMVA